Proteins encoded in a region of the Sphingomonas japonica genome:
- a CDS encoding ImuA family protein, whose protein sequence is MDGPAESIASLRARIADLGETRSSAAGALSPVDIGAIDAALGGGLGRGCLHEIFAIERDDASSAAGFAAMLARQLGGTLLWLRLGEAQHRGGSLHAPGLSEVGCDPARLILGVLPDPLALLRAAGDIVRCDEVGVAVVELWGHPRALDLTASRRLAIAAQQSGVAILMLRIAAEPMPSAAQTRWTVTAAPAAPLAANAPGRPAFDLQLIRQRGRPAGGAWRVEWNRDLGRFEDPASLSGAVLSLPDGGSAGAGQWRRSA, encoded by the coding sequence ATGGATGGTCCCGCCGAGTCGATTGCCAGTTTGCGTGCGCGCATTGCCGATCTTGGCGAAACGCGGTCGTCCGCCGCAGGCGCACTATCGCCGGTCGATATCGGCGCCATCGACGCAGCGCTGGGCGGCGGGCTGGGGCGCGGCTGCCTGCACGAGATTTTCGCGATCGAGCGCGACGACGCGAGCAGCGCCGCCGGGTTTGCCGCGATGCTGGCGCGGCAGCTTGGCGGAACGCTCTTGTGGCTGCGGCTTGGCGAGGCTCAACATCGTGGCGGCAGCCTGCATGCGCCGGGCCTCAGCGAAGTCGGCTGCGACCCGGCGCGGCTGATCCTCGGCGTGCTGCCCGATCCGCTGGCATTGCTGCGCGCGGCTGGCGACATCGTGCGCTGCGACGAGGTCGGCGTCGCGGTGGTCGAGCTATGGGGCCATCCGCGCGCTCTCGACCTGACCGCCAGCAGGAGGCTGGCCATAGCGGCGCAGCAATCGGGCGTCGCCATCCTGATGTTGCGCATCGCCGCCGAACCGATGCCGAGCGCCGCGCAGACGCGCTGGACGGTCACCGCCGCACCGGCAGCGCCGCTGGCCGCCAATGCGCCGGGACGACCGGCATTCGACCTGCAACTGATCCGCCAGCGCGGCCGCCCGGCCGGCGGCGCATGGCGCGTGGAGTGGAATCGTGACCTTGGACGCTTCGAAGACCCGGCGTCGCTTTCTGGCGCTGTTCTTTCCCTTCCTGACGGCGGATCGGCTGGCGCTGGGCAATGGCGTAGAAGCGCCTGA
- a CDS encoding Y-family DNA polymerase: MTLDASKTRRRFLALFFPFLTADRLALGNGVEAPDAPFVFTEKQRGAMRIVAADPCALALGITPGTALADARAQLPDLVAYPADPLADQLLIERVADCCDRYTPLVAIDPPDGVTLDITGCIHAHGSEAALAADVERRLAYWPLVLRHAIAATPEAAQALARHQTAPAADERQAILRLPVRALRLDSDSELALRRAGLNSIGDLARRPTAPLAARFGEAATAMLARILGDADSRITPRRALPALRFDQRFAEPVARTDAMLAAIRTLAETAAQALEQRAAGGRRFAIRLYRSDGVVRDLAIESGLPMRDPDMLMRLLGDRLDTLADPIDPGFGFDLIRLAVPRIEPLAATQLQLEGGAIAEQALAALVDRLSTRLGRGRIRRFVPADSHIPEQGVLALPAADRTVAATWTPPPVGEPPLRPIHLFDPPQPVEVVAEVPDGPPRRFRWRRTLHEISRFEGPERIAPEWWKPVRGNRLTRDYYRVEDVRGRRFWLFRHGLYDGETADPRWYVHGLFA, from the coding sequence GTGACCTTGGACGCTTCGAAGACCCGGCGTCGCTTTCTGGCGCTGTTCTTTCCCTTCCTGACGGCGGATCGGCTGGCGCTGGGCAATGGCGTAGAAGCGCCTGACGCCCCTTTCGTATTCACCGAAAAACAGCGCGGCGCGATGCGGATCGTCGCGGCCGACCCGTGCGCGCTGGCGTTGGGGATCACCCCCGGCACCGCGCTTGCCGATGCGCGCGCGCAGCTCCCCGATCTTGTCGCATATCCGGCCGATCCGCTCGCCGACCAGTTGCTGATCGAACGCGTCGCCGATTGCTGCGATCGCTATACGCCACTGGTGGCGATCGACCCGCCGGATGGCGTCACGCTCGACATCACCGGCTGCATCCACGCCCATGGCAGCGAAGCCGCGCTGGCCGCCGATGTCGAACGCCGCCTCGCATACTGGCCGCTGGTGCTGCGCCATGCCATCGCCGCCACGCCCGAAGCCGCGCAGGCGCTGGCCCGCCATCAGACCGCGCCTGCCGCCGACGAGCGCCAGGCGATCTTGCGGCTGCCGGTTCGTGCCTTGCGTCTCGATTCGGACAGCGAGCTGGCGCTGCGCCGTGCCGGTTTGAACAGCATCGGCGATCTCGCGCGGCGGCCGACTGCGCCGCTTGCCGCGCGTTTCGGCGAAGCGGCGACGGCGATGCTCGCGCGCATCCTGGGCGATGCCGACAGCCGCATCACGCCGCGCCGCGCGCTTCCGGCATTGCGCTTCGACCAGCGCTTTGCCGAGCCTGTCGCACGCACCGACGCGATGCTGGCGGCGATCCGCACGCTCGCCGAAACCGCCGCACAGGCGCTCGAACAGCGCGCCGCGGGCGGGCGACGCTTCGCGATCCGGCTGTATCGCAGCGATGGTGTCGTGCGCGACCTTGCGATCGAAAGCGGGTTGCCGATGCGCGATCCCGACATGCTGATGCGGCTGCTCGGCGACCGGCTCGATACGCTTGCCGATCCGATCGACCCCGGCTTCGGTTTCGACCTGATCCGGCTGGCGGTACCGCGCATCGAGCCGCTCGCGGCGACGCAGCTCCAGCTCGAGGGCGGCGCGATCGCCGAACAGGCGCTGGCGGCGCTGGTCGATCGGCTGAGCACCCGGCTGGGGCGCGGACGCATCCGCCGCTTCGTTCCCGCCGACAGCCATATTCCCGAACAGGGCGTGCTGGCATTGCCCGCCGCCGACCGGACGGTCGCCGCCACGTGGACTCCGCCGCCCGTGGGAGAACCCCCGCTCCGCCCGATCCACCTGTTCGATCCGCCGCAGCCGGTCGAGGTCGTCGCCGAAGTCCCCGACGGTCCGCCGCGCCGTTTTCGCTGGCGCCGTACGCTGCATGAGATCAGCCGTTTCGAAGGGCCGGAACGCATCGCGCCCGAGTGGTGGAAGCCGGTGCGCGGCAACCGGCTGACGCGCGATTATTACCGGGTCGAGGACGTCCGCGGCCGCCGCTTCTGGCTGTTCCGCCACGGCCTGTACGACGGCGAGACCGCCGATCCGCGCTGGTATGTGCACGGACTGTTCGCGTGA
- a CDS encoding error-prone DNA polymerase: protein MCTDCSRERHCPLKGAVRVSEFAELVAATNYSFLRGASHPADMVAQAVALGMAGIGIADRNSVAGVVRAHAALKHARAKLMEERAEEIDFRLVVGARLVFADGTPDIVVYPRTRLGWGRLTRLLTLGNLRAAKGGCILRFADLLGHAEDLLLIVLTASSATEQAVQARPVGFVHDDAPARPLQLVPSPAPDTVEATLAQLSRVAPGRVWLGTAMPRRGSDARRLAMWQAVADTARVPLLATNDALYATADQRRLHDVLTCIEAGTTIAEAGRVLEANAERHLKPPTEMARLFRDAPGAIDETIRLLDRIAFTLDDLKYEYPHEPVPDGWAPQDWLQHIVLIAADARYPGGLPGKLCRLLYEEFTLIRERRYAYYFLTVHDIVRFAREQTPPILCQGRGSAANSVVCFLLGITAVDPMRYDLLFSRFVSSERDEPPDIDVDFEHERREEVMQYIYRRYGRERAGIAATVIHYRPRSAVREVGKVLGFTEDVTARLSSTTWGSFAQAMEERRFAETGFSLADPAIAQMKDLVDQILEFPRHLSQHVGGFVLTQGRLDELVPIHNGAMADRTFIEWDKDDIDALELMKVDVLALGMLTCIQKSFELMEAEGLGHWALDSIPPDDPPVFDMLCKGDSIGVFQVESRAQINMLPRLRPRALYDLVIQVAIVRPGPIQGDMVHPYLRRRSGKEAVEYPSPHPDHGPPDELRQLLGKTFGVPLFQEQAMKLAIVAARFTPGEANRLRKSMATFRRVGGMEDFEAKMIGGMTARGYDADFARRCFQQIEGFGSYGFPESHALAFAKLVYVSSWIKCHHPAIFACALLNSQPMGFYAPAQIVRDAREHGVAVRPIDIDASGWDNRIERDDEAPLALRLGFRQISGFRRDWADAIVAARSEGRFDGIEALARRAGLPQRALRLLADADAFGSIDAGRREALWAVRRTPDRELPLFAAAHARELGEEADSMLPEMSAAEHVVADYQMTRLSLKGHPLRFLRETLAARSIVSCAKVTAAKPGKCLCAAGIVLVRQRPGKGNAIFVTIEDETGIVNVVIWARLFETYRRQVMAARLMAITGEVQRSPEGVVHLMASRIDDLTPLLDTLGQDAPVRTQLSRADEFVHPQHPRHAGHPRDIRILPRSRDFH from the coding sequence ATGTGCACGGACTGTTCGCGTGAGCGACACTGTCCCCTCAAGGGCGCTGTTCGCGTGAGCGAGTTCGCCGAACTGGTCGCGGCGACCAACTACAGTTTTTTGCGCGGGGCGTCGCATCCGGCCGATATGGTCGCTCAGGCAGTCGCGCTTGGCATGGCCGGGATCGGCATTGCCGATCGCAACAGCGTCGCAGGGGTGGTGCGGGCGCACGCCGCACTCAAGCACGCACGTGCCAAGCTGATGGAAGAGCGGGCAGAGGAGATCGATTTCCGCCTGGTGGTCGGCGCGCGCCTGGTGTTCGCCGACGGCACGCCCGACATCGTCGTCTATCCGCGGACGCGGCTGGGCTGGGGGCGGCTGACGCGGCTGCTGACGCTGGGCAATCTGCGCGCGGCCAAGGGCGGATGCATCCTGCGCTTCGCCGACCTGCTCGGGCATGCCGAAGACCTGCTGCTGATCGTGCTCACCGCCAGTTCGGCGACCGAACAGGCGGTGCAGGCGCGGCCGGTTGGCTTTGTCCACGATGATGCCCCTGCGCGCCCGTTGCAGCTGGTGCCGTCGCCTGCGCCGGACACGGTCGAAGCGACGCTGGCGCAGCTGTCGAGGGTCGCCCCGGGCCGGGTCTGGCTCGGCACGGCGATGCCGCGGCGGGGCAGCGATGCGCGGCGGCTGGCGATGTGGCAGGCGGTGGCGGACACAGCCCGTGTGCCGTTGCTCGCGACCAACGACGCGCTGTACGCCACAGCCGATCAGCGCCGCCTGCACGACGTACTGACCTGCATCGAGGCAGGCACGACGATCGCCGAGGCCGGCCGCGTGCTCGAAGCGAACGCTGAACGCCACCTCAAGCCGCCTACCGAAATGGCGCGGCTGTTTCGCGACGCGCCCGGCGCGATCGACGAGACCATCCGGCTGCTCGATCGCATCGCCTTCACCCTCGACGACCTCAAATATGAATATCCCCACGAACCCGTGCCCGACGGCTGGGCACCGCAGGACTGGTTGCAGCATATCGTCCTGATCGCGGCGGACGCCCGGTATCCCGGCGGATTGCCCGGGAAACTGTGCCGCCTGCTCTACGAGGAATTCACGCTGATCCGCGAGCGGCGCTATGCCTATTATTTCCTGACCGTCCACGACATCGTCCGCTTCGCGCGCGAGCAGACGCCGCCGATCCTGTGCCAGGGCCGCGGCTCAGCGGCCAATTCGGTAGTGTGCTTCCTGCTCGGCATCACCGCGGTCGATCCGATGCGCTACGACCTGCTGTTCTCACGCTTCGTGTCTTCGGAGCGTGACGAGCCGCCCGACATCGACGTCGATTTCGAACATGAGCGGCGCGAGGAGGTGATGCAGTATATCTATCGCCGCTACGGCCGCGAGCGTGCCGGGATCGCCGCTACGGTCATCCATTACCGGCCGAGGAGCGCGGTGCGCGAAGTCGGCAAGGTGCTGGGCTTTACCGAGGACGTGACCGCCCGGCTGTCGAGCACGACCTGGGGCAGCTTCGCGCAGGCGATGGAGGAGCGGCGCTTTGCCGAGACGGGGTTCAGCCTGGCCGATCCGGCGATCGCGCAGATGAAGGATCTTGTCGACCAGATCCTGGAATTCCCGCGCCATCTGTCGCAGCATGTCGGCGGCTTCGTGCTGACGCAGGGGCGGCTCGACGAACTGGTGCCGATCCACAACGGCGCGATGGCGGACCGCACCTTCATCGAATGGGACAAGGACGATATCGACGCGCTCGAGCTGATGAAGGTCGATGTGCTGGCGCTGGGCATGCTGACCTGCATTCAAAAGAGCTTCGAGCTGATGGAGGCGGAGGGGCTCGGGCACTGGGCACTCGACAGCATCCCGCCCGACGACCCGCCGGTGTTCGATATGCTGTGCAAGGGCGACAGCATCGGCGTGTTTCAGGTCGAAAGCCGGGCGCAGATCAACATGCTGCCGCGGCTCAGGCCGCGCGCGCTCTACGATCTGGTCATCCAGGTCGCGATCGTGCGCCCGGGTCCGATCCAGGGCGACATGGTCCACCCCTATCTGCGCCGCCGGTCGGGCAAGGAAGCGGTCGAATATCCATCGCCGCATCCCGACCACGGCCCGCCCGACGAATTGCGCCAGCTGCTCGGCAAGACATTCGGCGTGCCGCTGTTCCAGGAACAGGCGATGAAGCTGGCGATCGTCGCCGCACGCTTCACGCCGGGCGAGGCCAACCGGCTGCGCAAGTCGATGGCGACGTTTCGACGGGTCGGCGGAATGGAGGATTTCGAGGCCAAGATGATCGGGGGCATGACCGCGCGCGGCTATGACGCCGATTTCGCGCGGCGCTGCTTTCAGCAGATCGAGGGGTTCGGCAGCTATGGCTTTCCCGAAAGCCACGCGCTCGCCTTTGCCAAGCTGGTCTATGTGTCGTCGTGGATCAAATGCCATCACCCAGCGATCTTCGCGTGCGCGCTGCTCAATTCGCAGCCGATGGGCTTCTATGCCCCCGCACAGATCGTCCGTGACGCGCGCGAACACGGCGTCGCGGTGCGGCCGATCGATATCGATGCCAGCGGCTGGGACAATCGCATCGAACGCGATGACGAAGCCCCTCTCGCGCTGCGGCTGGGCTTTCGCCAGATCAGCGGCTTTCGGCGCGACTGGGCCGATGCGATCGTCGCGGCGCGTTCCGAAGGCAGGTTCGACGGGATCGAGGCACTGGCGCGCCGCGCGGGGTTGCCGCAGCGCGCGCTCCGGCTGCTCGCCGATGCCGATGCGTTCGGATCGATCGATGCCGGGCGGCGCGAGGCGCTGTGGGCGGTGCGCCGCACTCCCGACCGCGAATTGCCGCTATTCGCCGCGGCGCACGCGCGCGAACTGGGCGAGGAAGCGGACAGCATGCTGCCCGAAATGTCGGCGGCCGAGCATGTCGTCGCCGACTATCAGATGACGCGGCTGTCGCTCAAAGGCCATCCGCTGCGCTTCCTGCGCGAAACGCTGGCGGCGCGCTCGATCGTCAGCTGTGCCAAGGTGACCGCGGCAAAGCCGGGCAAATGCCTGTGTGCTGCCGGGATCGTGCTGGTGCGTCAGCGACCGGGCAAGGGCAACGCGATCTTCGTGACGATCGAGGACGAGACCGGCATCGTCAATGTGGTCATCTGGGCACGGCTGTTCGAAACCTATCGCCGCCAGGTGATGGCGGCGCGGCTGATGGCGATCACCGGTGAGGTCCAGCGCAGCCCCGAGGGCGTCGTCCACCTGATGGCATCGCGCATCGACGACCTGACCCCGCTGCTCGACACGCTGGGACAGGACGCGCCGGTGCGCACGCAATTGTCGCGCGCCGACGAGTTCGTCCATCCCCAGCATCCGCGCCATGCCGGCCACCCGCGCGACATCCGCATCCTACCCAGATCGCGCGATTTCCATTAG